A stretch of Methanobrevibacter sp. YE315 DNA encodes these proteins:
- a CDS encoding zinc ribbon domain-containing protein: MVLRRCPQCGSTSDDIYGFCIKCGYEFTKIEAAKNACPLCGFSNPDEADFCVKCGTPLIFKNQKGINPVIIRKESINNSSLEKPSRMNTWLILFGYIFSILGGILGLIIAIYLSTRKDPTTKKHGHIQLAIFGFYIILIGILFATGNIPAEAFTNYSQMLAGNFTFP; this comes from the coding sequence ATGGTTTTAAGAAGATGCCCTCAATGCGGCTCAACAAGTGACGACATTTATGGTTTTTGTATAAAATGCGGATATGAATTTACAAAAATCGAAGCGGCTAAAAACGCATGCCCCTTATGCGGATTTTCAAATCCAGATGAAGCGGACTTTTGCGTTAAATGCGGCACTCCGTTAATTTTCAAAAATCAGAAGGGGATAAATCCAGTCATAATCAGAAAAGAGAGTATTAATAATTCCTCACTTGAAAAACCATCCCGCATGAACACTTGGTTAATATTATTCGGATACATATTCTCAATTCTAGGTGGAATTTTAGGATTAATCATTGCAATTTACCTTTCAACAAGAAAAGATCCTACAACCAAAAAACATGGCCACATACAATTGGCAATCTTTGGATTTTATATTATTCTAATTGGAATATTATTTGCTACTGGAAATATACCTGCAGAAGCGTTTACAAACTATTCACAAATGTTAGCGGGAAACTTTACCTTCCCTTAA
- the rimI gene encoding ribosomal protein S18-alanine N-acetyltransferase, protein MKVRKFVPTDLKRVFEIENMSFNQSYGINMFQQLYEMGIGFLVAEEDNYVIGYVMFWIKYENQGHIISIAVDKNYRRLGAGTHLLVKAIAILSLLNLETIYLEVNENNVGAVEFYKNFNFKIDRTVPGYYENGDGAIIMYLKLREGKVSR, encoded by the coding sequence ATGAAAGTTAGAAAGTTTGTTCCAACAGATTTAAAAAGGGTTTTTGAAATAGAAAACATGTCATTTAACCAATCTTATGGAATAAACATGTTTCAACAGTTATATGAGATGGGCATTGGTTTTTTAGTTGCTGAAGAGGACAACTATGTAATTGGTTATGTGATGTTTTGGATAAAATATGAAAACCAGGGACATATTATTTCAATAGCCGTCGATAAAAATTATAGGCGTTTGGGTGCCGGAACTCATCTTTTAGTTAAGGCTATCGCTATTTTATCATTACTGAACCTAGAAACCATATATCTTGAAGTCAATGAGAATAATGTCGGTGCTGTTGAATTCTATAAAAATTTTAATTTTAAAATAGATAGGACTGTTCCAGGCTATTACGAAAATGGCGACGGGGCAATAATAATGTATCTGAAATTAAGGGAAGGTAAAGTTTCCCGCTAA
- a CDS encoding UPF0146 family protein, protein MWQDFADYIINETKNQNVKIAEIGVGKFNAISEILQKEDNITLIKTDIQPADATVIKDDITNPNLELYEDMDIIYSIRPPSELQPYLVKLAEKINCQLIIKPLTNEDLNTGKVKMKLKNFNKASFYVLR, encoded by the coding sequence ATGTGGCAAGATTTCGCAGATTACATCATAAATGAAACAAAAAATCAAAACGTGAAAATAGCTGAGATTGGTGTTGGAAAATTCAATGCGATTTCAGAAATTTTACAAAAAGAAGACAATATCACACTTATCAAAACCGATATTCAACCTGCAGACGCCACTGTAATTAAAGATGATATTACAAATCCTAATTTAGAATTATACGAGGATATGGATATTATTTATTCCATTAGACCTCCAAGTGAACTTCAACCATACTTAGTAAAATTGGCTGAAAAAATAAACTGCCAGCTTATTATTAAGCCATTAACAAACGAAGATTTAAATACGGGTAAAGTTAAAATGAAATTAAAAAATTTCAATAAGGCAAGCTTCTATGTTTTAAGGTGA